From the bacterium genome, the window AACACGATGACGGCTTATATCAAAACCGAAGCGGAATAGGTAACTCGCCATGAAGAAGATGTTTGCAAAGCTCCGGGACCGACGTGGAATATCGTTAGTGGAAATGCTGATCGCGTTCGCCCTGACCGGTGTCGTAACTGCCTCGGTTTTGAAGGCGTACGTGACCCAGCACAAAAATTACATGGTCCAGGATGATATCACGCATATCCAGCAGAACGTCCGCGCATCGATTGATGAGCTGTCGCGTCAGTGCCGGATGGCGGGCTATGCCCTGCCGCTTGGTCTCCCGTCGATCGAGGCCGCCAATACCGATCCGGACACGATCACAATCGTCTATCACGACGATGGTTGCGACACGTATCTTGCTTCGGCGATGCCCCAGCCGTCCTCTGAATTAAAGTGCGCGACCGATGTCTCCTGCTTTTATGACGGACAGTGGGTCTACATCTTCGAGCCGGACTCCGGCGGTGGCGAGTTCTTCGAGATCACGCACGTGCAGCCGTCGTCGCAGCACCTGCAGCACAATACTATGACGTTATCGAAAGCGTACACCAAGGATGCGGTCATCCTTTCGCTGATGCGCATACAATTCTATATCGATCAAACCGATCCCGATCATCCGAACCTCATGATACGACTTCCCGGCAAAACCCCGCAGGTCTACGCCGAGAATATTTCCGACCTGCAGTTCCGTTATCGCCTTGAAGACGGAAACCTAGTGAATGTGCCGGTTGCAGTGGAGGATGTCCGCGAGATACTGATCTCGGTGACCGGGCGCTCCGCCAATCCGGATCCGGACAAACCGGAAGACGAGCAGTATCGGACTCGTACCTCGAGCACTTCGGTTGCGTTGCGCAACCTGGGAGTGTAAGCAGGTCAAATGGTGATCCGGCCTGCAAGCCCCGATATCGGCAGGTCAGGAGGTGCAAGAAATGAAGCAGAGTATGAACCGAACGAGATCGCATGGATTAAACGCGCGCGGCATTTCGCTGGTCGAAATGCTGATCGCGTTTGCCCTGACGGGAATCGTCACCAGCGCCGTACTCAAAGCCTACGTGACGCAGCATAAGAATTATATGACACAGGATGATATCACCCACATTCAGCAGAATGTCCGGGCATCGATCGATGAACTGGCACGGCAGTGCCGAATGGCCGGATATGCCATTCCGCTGGGACTGGAGGCGATCGAGGCCTCCAATACTAACCCCGATACGATCACGATCGTCTACCATGACGAAGGTTGCGATACGTATTTGTCGGAGACGATGGGTTCTGCTTCGGCCGAACTCAATTGCGCCACCGATGTCTCCTGCTTTTACGATGGTCAGTGGGTGTATATCTTCGAGCCGGATTCTGGCGGCGGCGAATTTGTGGAGATCTCATCGGTGCAAACCGCATCCAACGAATTGCAGCACAGCGGCTCGGTGCTCTCCAAGGCATATAGCGTCGATGCGATAGTGCTTTCGCTGATGCGCGTGCAATTCTATGTCGACAATAGCGATCTGGATCACCCGAACCTGATGCTCAAACTGCCGGGGAAAGCCCCCCAGGTATATGCTGAAAATATCTCTGATGTGCAGTTCAGATATCGACTGGAAGACGGAAGTGTAGTGGATGTCCCAGTGGCGGTCGAGGATGTGCGAGAGGTTCTCATTTCGGTGACTGGTCGCTCGGCCAATCCCGATCCGGATAAGGCCGATGACGAGCAGTATCGCACTCGAACATCGTCAACTTCGGTTGCCTTGCGCAACCTGGGCGTCTAGGCGCAAAAAGTCGCCGTGAAAAGCGTGAATTGGTCCTGACAGGAGGATATATGTTGATGGTACGAATTCAGTCGCAGCGAGGGATGGCCACCCTGATCGCCTTGATCATGGTCGGAATGCTCGCGCTTCTCGGCATCGCGGCGCTTTCGACGTCGGATGACGAAGTGATGGTGGCTGGTAATCAGCTCCATGAAACACAGGCATTCTATGCGGCAGAGTCGGGTCTTGACGTCGCCGCAGCTTCGATACAGCACCAATACGAGGAATCGGGCGGAAAACCGCCGGAAACCATGCCGGAGGGTGAAGAAGCGATCAATGGTTGCACCGTTGAATACACGACTACTCCCGATGGCGCCGCAAAAGCAGAAGTGCTTTCGACCGGCACCCTGAGCGGCCTGCATGCGCTGGTGCAATCCTATACCCTGCAGTCCACCGGCGCGAGCGATGACAACAGTTCGCAGGTGGCCTTGCAGCAGCAGTTCAAAGCGGCACTCGTGCCGATCTTCCAGTTCGCGGTCTTTTATGACCAGGACCTCGAGATCGCCCCGGGACCGGAAATGAACCTGTTGGGCCGTGTACACTCTAACGCTGACCTCTATATTCAGGCGGGTAACCGTCTCCGGATGGACAGCTATACCACCGCCGCCGGCCATGTCTACCATGGTCGAAAAGGACCGGGAAGCGTCGATGCCGGCGACGTATTGGTGAAGAACGGCGCTGGAGATTACGTCAGCATGAAGGAAGGTTCAGGCTGGCTGGATGCACACGATAGCCATTGGTATGATTCATCGATCGCCCGTTGGAATGGCCGTTTACAGGACGCCAGCCATGGACAGAAACCGATCGAACTACCGCTCGAAGGAACTGATGATCCGCACTCGATCATTGAACCGGCCGGCGGCTCGAATACCAACTCGTATGAACATAAGGCGAGCCTGAAGTTCATCAACAACCAGGCCTTTCAGTTGGATAACGGCGGAAACTGGGTTGACGTGACCGCCGATATGACCGCCAAGGGGATCATTACCTATAGCGCCGACAAATTCTATGATGGTCGCGAGGCCAAAAATGTCGACGTGACCGACTTGGATATGGATAAGTTGTATGATGAAGGGTACGCGCCGCGCAATGGCATCATCTACTTCTCCGATGATATCGCCGGCAGCAGTGAGTATCCCGCGCTCCGTCTGAAGAACGGTTCGGAGTTGGGTGATGAATTGACTATTGCCAGCGCCAATCCGGTCTATACGGTCGGCAATTACAATAGCACAAACAAGAAACCGGCTTCGATCATGACCGATGCGTTGACCTTTTTGTCGAGCGCGTGGGATGATGCAAAGGGTGCTTTGGCCAAGTCGAATCGCGTTGCCAATGCGACCACGGTCAATTGCTCGTACCTGACCGGTAACAAAACAACTACGTCAACCGTGTACAGTGGCGGTTTTGAGAACCTGCCGCGATTCCTGGAAACCTGGACAGGTAAAGTAATGACCTGGCGCGGTTCGGCCGTTTGTCTCTGGCCGGCTGAACAGGCGACAGGAAACTGGGGCGGTACTTACTACGATCCGCCGACTCGTAGCTGGTGGTATGATATGGATCTGGATGATCCGGCGAATCTCCCGCCGGGAACGCCGATGGCCCAGGTCTTCCAGCGACTCGGCTGGCAGCAGACTCATGCGATCATCGATGCGCAGAAGTTCCAAGAGGAATAACTGTATCAATGAAGAAGCCCCCGGCCATACGTCGGGGGCTTCTTTTGTGCGTGTTTCCGCTGAGGCTATTCAATTAATAGATCATACGGCATCCGGGCATACAAGTCGCCGTTCGCCGAACTGATCGCCTGCCCCGCCTGGCCGAGTGCATCGGTTGTGTCGCCACCGAAAACCGAGGCCACCATCCCCATGAATGATCGCGCAGGGAGTACAAACAGCGGCCGATTCTCCGGGTAGACTCTCACCCGATACTCTTTCAGCTCAAGGGTGGCCGCCAGGTAATCAAGCGACTGCTTGAGACCGCCCAATTGGTCGACCAATCCATTGCG encodes:
- a CDS encoding prepilin-type N-terminal cleavage/methylation domain-containing protein, which encodes MKKMFAKLRDRRGISLVEMLIAFALTGVVTASVLKAYVTQHKNYMVQDDITHIQQNVRASIDELSRQCRMAGYALPLGLPSIEAANTDPDTITIVYHDDGCDTYLASAMPQPSSELKCATDVSCFYDGQWVYIFEPDSGGGEFFEITHVQPSSQHLQHNTMTLSKAYTKDAVILSLMRIQFYIDQTDPDHPNLMIRLPGKTPQVYAENISDLQFRYRLEDGNLVNVPVAVEDVREILISVTGRSANPDPDKPEDEQYRTRTSSTSVALRNLGV
- a CDS encoding prepilin-type N-terminal cleavage/methylation domain-containing protein, with protein sequence MNRTRSHGLNARGISLVEMLIAFALTGIVTSAVLKAYVTQHKNYMTQDDITHIQQNVRASIDELARQCRMAGYAIPLGLEAIEASNTNPDTITIVYHDEGCDTYLSETMGSASAELNCATDVSCFYDGQWVYIFEPDSGGGEFVEISSVQTASNELQHSGSVLSKAYSVDAIVLSLMRVQFYVDNSDLDHPNLMLKLPGKAPQVYAENISDVQFRYRLEDGSVVDVPVAVEDVREVLISVTGRSANPDPDKADDEQYRTRTSSTSVALRNLGV